The following coding sequences lie in one Mercenaria mercenaria strain notata chromosome 5, MADL_Memer_1, whole genome shotgun sequence genomic window:
- the LOC123556402 gene encoding uncharacterized protein LOC123556402 encodes MAVGNLSSSTTSLKIAAICLGLVFILHIVGFALPRWSSLTLSADLWTIISVDVSYHVGLWRDCSCASVLGTETCSCFLKISLPEWLKGVRALETLGMIGLLISTIISTVIVCTRQDKTIRGFNILCAGVSGLFIVTGVIIFGIENAEDFEELFSFIESLPIGFDTHGTLAAGFILCTIAGGLCLVVCVPLLVNDYLAPIPTAAQQVSPMTVQYATQGQVIIPPPGQTHVVVNTNQNQLGYMPGYTQAQPGYVQPGQIMQGPPAYAPQFQPSGSQNPRQEQDVPYKS; translated from the exons ATGGCTGTAGGGAACTTGTCTTCGTCAACAACGAGTCTTAAAATAGCAGCAATATGTTTAGGTCTTGTTTTTATTCTCCATATTGTTGGATTTGCTCTCCCTAGATGGTCTTCCCTGACGCTTTCGGCTGACTTGTGGACTATCATTTCTGTTGACGTGTCCTATCACGTTGGTTTATGGAGGGATTGCAGCTGTGCGAGTGTTCTAGGAACAGAAACATGCAGCTGTTTCTTAAAAATATCTCTTCCAG AGTGGCTGAAGGGGGTTCGGGCTTTGGAAACACTAGGGATGATTGGATTGCTGATTTCAACAATTATTTCTACAGTTATCGTATGCACACGACAAGACAAGACTATCAGAGGTTTCAACATACTCTGTGCTGGGGTCTCAG GTCTTTTTATCGTCACTGGTGTTATTATTTTCGGTATTGAGAATGCTGAGGACTTTGAAGAGTTGTTTAGCTTCATTGAGTCGCTTCCGATTGGTTTTGATACTCATGGCACTCTAGCAGCGGGCTTTATTCTTTGTACTATAGCTGGAGGTCTATGCCTTGTTGTTTGCGTGCCTCTCTTGGTGAATGATTATCTTGCACCCATACCAACAGCTGCACAACAAGTCAGTCCAATGACTGTACAATATGCAACACAAGGTCAAGTTATTATTCCGCCGCCGGGACAGACACATGTTGTTGTCAACACGAATCAAAACCAGCTTGGCTACATGCCAGGATATACTCAAGCGCAACCTGGTTACGTTCAACCAGGTCAAATTATGCAGGGACCACCTGCATATGCACCACAGTTTCAGCCCAGCGGTTCACAGAATCCACGTCAGGAGCAGGATGTACCATACAAATCTTAA